One Triticum dicoccoides isolate Atlit2015 ecotype Zavitan chromosome 5B, WEW_v2.0, whole genome shotgun sequence genomic window carries:
- the LOC119309017 gene encoding uncharacterized protein LOC119309017, with amino-acid sequence MSLRHLVARSLSTADLSGRLRSLSTADLAGRLRRSLSTATHPPWAIIHDTSEVDRSSSAPGACFRPVAPPGVSHIFAPAHLIDPTQRPNAGSSDGVLQYLGGNVVQLLFGNVGAASGDGHLLLSYHDLRAEGPCTRWDLAENPEVHRFVCNPLTGQMLRLPDFGGSRRIFALHSMGLLTQADGGLGFAVAEFVLNGAAIVRFLSEEGKWNAVRPVHGNPSLPRPIEMNQETVAFGGRLWWVDLTLGAVSVDPFADQPEIRFVELPSGSVLPAPARVDEADPCKVEERGLLIMEVTNRRRIGVSEGRLRYAEVTPGGPFLLSSYALDDDEGTGWKLEHQVALRQVLADGGYSAQAAPQIAVLDPVDANIIYLKVGKDVVVVDMHNGNLIGGCRLQGEYVSLVPCVLPPWLGSSRIPAEGKKGGMEVTDDLVSSA; translated from the exons ATGTCACTCCGCCACCTCGTAGCCCGCTCCCTCTCCACGGCCGACCTCTCCGGCCGCCTCCGCTCCCTCTCCACCGCCGAcctcgccggccgcctccgccgctccCTCTCCACCGCCACGCACCCGCCATGGGCAATCATCCACGACACGTCGGAGGTCGACCGGTCGTCGTCGGCCCCGGGCGCGTGCTTCCGCCCCGTGGCTCCTCCGGGCGTTTCCCACATCTTCGCCCCAGCGCACCTCATCGATCCCACGCAACGCCCGAACGCGGGCAGCAGCGACGGCGTCCTCCAATACCTTGGCGGCAACGTCGTCCAGCTCCTCTTCGGCAACGTCGGCGCCGCCAGCggcgacggccacctcctgctcaGCTACCACGACCTCCGGGCGGAGGGCCCTTGCACCCGCTGGGACCTGGCCGAGAACCCCGAAGTCCACCGCTTCGTCTGCAACCCCCTCACCGGCCAGATGCTCCGCCTGCCCGACTTCGGCGGCTCCAGGAGGATCTTCGCCCTCCACAGCATGGGTCTCCTCACCCAGGCCGACGGAGGGCTCGGGTTCGCCGTCGCCGAGTTCGTCCTCAATGGCGCCGCCATCGTGCGGTTTCTCTCTGAGGAAGGGAAGTGGAACGCGGTACGGCCGGTCCATGGCAATCCATCGCTCCCGCGCCCGATAGAGATGAACCAGGAGACGGTTGCCTTCGGCGGCCGGCTGTGGTGGGTCGACCTGACCTTGGGTGCCGTCTCCGTCGACCCCTTCGCCGACCAGCCAGAGATCCGCTTCGTTGAGCTGCCGAGCGGCAGCGTGCTGCCTGCGCCTGCACGTGTGGACGAAGCAGATCCCTGCAAGGTCGAGGAACGGGGGCTGCTCATTATGGAGGTGACCAATCGCCGGCGCATCGGCGTGAGCGAGGGGAGGCTGCGCTACGCCGAGGTGACTCCCGGCGGGCCATTTCTTCTCAGCTCCTATGCGCTCGACGACGACGAGGGCACCGGCTGGAAGCTGGAGCACCAGGTGGCGCTCAGGCAGGTGTTGGCGGACGGAGGCTACTCGGCACAGGCGGCGCCGCAGATCGCCGTCCTTGACCCCGTCGACGCCAACATCATTTACCTCAAGGTCGGCAAGGACGTCGTCGTCGTGGACATGCATAATGGGAATTTGATTGGGGGCTGTCGGCTTCAAGGAGAGTACGTTTCTCTTGTACCATGTGTGCTTCCACCCTGGCTTGGATCAAGCCGGATCCCCGCCGAAG GCAAGAAGGGTGGCATGGAAGTGACAGATGATCTGGTCAGTAGCGCCTAG